The DNA region CACGCTCGGGCGGAAGCTGGCTGTCGGGCGCCAGTTCGCCCGACTGGATGGCCGAGACGATGTGGCGATAAAGCTGCGCATAGCGCGGCCCGCGGCCTTCGCGGAACCAGACCGCGGGCGCGAAGATCGCCGTATCCTCTCCTCCCATGACCACTCGCCTTCTTTGGTATTGCCGGATGATACCAATCCCGGCGCTTTGGCATAAGTAAGGCCCCGATTCGGACCTTTCGCAAGACCAAAATCGGTCCAATGAAGATTTTCCTGTGGATTGGTATTATCTTGGTAGCATCGTCACGAATCTTTGGTATGGTCGGCCCCACAGACAGATTCGGCCCCTTCGAAGGCCGGACGACAGGGTGGACACAGATGGCCGACACCGCAGAACCTCTTGCCGGCGCCGGGGCGCGTGCCCTTCGCAAGCCGCTTCCCGAAAGCTGGTTCGCCTGGCTTCTCATCTCGCCGGCGCTTGTATTCATCGGCTTCATCGTCGCCTGGCCGCTGGTCGAGACGATCCGCCTGTCCTTCACCAATGCCACGCTCGGTGGCGAGGAATATGTCGGCGTGGCGAACTATGCCAAACTCTTCGCCGACCCGAAGTTCTATGACACGGTCGGGCGCACCTTCTACTGGATGGCCCTGGCCGTCAGCCTGAAGCTGATCGTCGGGCTGATCGGTGCCTCGCTCCTGAACGCGGCCATCCCCGGCAAGGCGCTGTTCCGCGTCCTCGTCATGCCGCCCTGGGTGATCCCGGTGGCCATCGGCGTGATCGGCTGGAAGTGGATGTACAACGGCTATTTCGGCCTGATCTCGGGCCTGTTGCAGGAATTCGGCCTGGTCGAGGACCGCGTCGCCCTTCTGGCCACCAAGACCTCGGCCTTTTACTCCGCCGTCGTCACCGATGTCTGGGTCGGCACGCCGATGGTGACGCTGTTCTTCCTGGCCGCCATGCAGGGTGTCAGCCGCGACCTGTACGAGGCCGCCTGGGTCGATGGGGCAGGGCGCTGGTATCGTTTCCGCCGCATCACCATTCCCCAGATCATGCCGGTGATCGTTTCCATGGCGCTGCTTTCGGCGATCTGGACCTTCAACAGTTTCGAAATCATCTGGATCCTCACCGAAGGCGGCCCGCGGGGCGCCACCACCACGCTCATCATCGACACCTACAAGGTCGCCATCTCCAGCCAGCGTTTCGGCG from Neotabrizicola shimadae includes:
- a CDS encoding carbohydrate ABC transporter permease — its product is MADTAEPLAGAGARALRKPLPESWFAWLLISPALVFIGFIVAWPLVETIRLSFTNATLGGEEYVGVANYAKLFADPKFYDTVGRTFYWMALAVSLKLIVGLIGASLLNAAIPGKALFRVLVMPPWVIPVAIGVIGWKWMYNGYFGLISGLLQEFGLVEDRVALLATKTSAFYSAVVTDVWVGTPMVTLFFLAAMQGVSRDLYEAAWVDGAGRWYRFRRITIPQIMPVIVSMALLSAIWTFNSFEIIWILTEGGPRGATTTLIIDTYKVAISSQRFGEGAARAVVIVVLLAVFSLAYLFLLNRVNRHYGAK